The Desmonostoc muscorum LEGE 12446 genome includes a region encoding these proteins:
- a CDS encoding sucrose-phosphate phosphatase, protein MKPFLFVTDLDHTLVGDDKALKELNHDLERHRQEHGTKIVYATGRSITLYQQLTSEKSLLEPDALISSVGTEVYLDKDSQTPDLEWSTKLSVGWNRELIVDIAANFDNELTLQQESEQRPFKVSYIIEEAAAKEVLPQLKLLLESQNLKFNIIYSGSQDLDILPLYADKGLAVKYIQEKLGFFPERTVVCGDSGNDIALFSVGEERGIIVGNARSELIEWHRNNQTEYRYLAKAFYANGIMEGLHYFKFIDKPVTK, encoded by the coding sequence ATGAAACCGTTTCTTTTTGTAACTGATTTAGATCACACGCTAGTCGGCGACGACAAAGCGCTAAAGGAACTAAATCATGACCTAGAAAGGCATAGACAAGAACACGGAACAAAGATAGTTTATGCAACAGGGCGATCGATTACACTGTATCAGCAATTAACTTCAGAAAAATCGCTTTTAGAACCCGATGCGCTGATAAGTTCTGTAGGCACTGAAGTATATTTAGACAAGGATAGTCAAACTCCTGACCTAGAATGGTCTACAAAGTTGTCGGTTGGTTGGAACCGTGAATTAATTGTAGATATAGCTGCAAATTTTGATAATGAACTGACTCTTCAGCAAGAATCTGAACAGCGTCCGTTTAAGGTTAGTTATATCATCGAAGAAGCCGCAGCAAAAGAAGTTTTACCTCAGCTGAAGTTATTATTAGAAAGCCAGAATCTCAAGTTCAATATAATATACAGTGGCAGCCAAGACCTAGACATTTTACCGCTTTATGCAGATAAAGGTCTAGCAGTAAAGTATATACAGGAAAAATTGGGATTTTTTCCTGAGAGAACAGTTGTTTGTGGAGATTCTGGTAATGATATTGCTCTATTTAGCGTGGGAGAAGAACGCGGTATTATTGTAGGAAATGCTCGTTCTGAATTAATTGAGTGGCATAGAAATAATCAAACTGAGTATCGATATTTAGCTAAGGCTTTCTATGCGAATGGTATTATGGAAGGCTTACACTATTTTAAATTTATTGATAAACCAGTCACTAAGTAG
- the ruvA gene encoding Holliday junction branch migration protein RuvA, with translation MISYLKGIVAGIQTIGNRAVLTLEVNGLGYDLQVPQRLANQLPDSGGVAQIFTHFQIREEVPFLYGFASPAERDLFRHLLTVSGVGAALAIALLDTLELPDLVQAVIAGNTQILIQAPGVGKKIAERICLELKSKLIEWRKSAGFFVATGGPAPGILEEVQMTLFALGYTAHEVSHALHVVSEDIGLPKDAYVEDWIKQAIAHLSSSEQVGH, from the coding sequence ATGATTAGCTATCTCAAAGGAATCGTTGCTGGTATTCAAACAATTGGTAATCGGGCTGTTCTGACTCTGGAAGTGAATGGCTTGGGGTATGATTTGCAAGTTCCTCAACGCTTAGCAAACCAGTTACCAGATTCAGGAGGAGTGGCGCAAATTTTTACCCATTTCCAAATTCGGGAAGAAGTGCCGTTCCTCTATGGCTTTGCTTCTCCAGCCGAACGCGATTTATTTCGCCACTTGTTGACGGTTAGTGGTGTTGGTGCAGCCTTAGCGATCGCACTCCTGGATACTTTGGAACTACCAGATTTAGTCCAAGCAGTGATCGCTGGCAATACCCAAATCTTAATTCAAGCCCCCGGTGTGGGCAAAAAGATTGCCGAACGCATCTGTTTAGAACTGAAAAGCAAATTGATTGAGTGGCGCAAATCAGCTGGCTTCTTCGTCGCCACAGGCGGCCCTGCACCGGGAATTCTCGAAGAAGTGCAAATGACGCTGTTTGCTTTGGGGTATACTGCCCATGAAGTCAGTCACGCCTTGCATGTGGTGAGTGAAGACATCGGATTACCAAAAGACGCCTATGTAGAAGATTGGATTAAACAAGCGATCGCTCATCTCAGTAGTAGCGAACAAGTTGGTCATTAG
- the bioF gene encoding 8-amino-7-oxononanoate synthase, protein MPTDPYAWIEKSLATIHRADWYRSVQTIDGRSGATVVLAGQEVINFASNDYLGLAGDERLMAAAIAAIEEFGTGSTGSRLLSGHRELHRELEKAIASTKQTEDALVFSSGYLANLGAITALVGKRDLILSDQYNHSSLKNGAILSGAAVVEYPHCDVVALKTQLSQQRQNYRRCLILTDSVFSMDGDLCPMLALLDIADEFGCMLLVDEAHATGVLGKTGAGCVEHFGCTGKPLIQIGTLSKALGSLGGYVAGSSALIDFLRNRAPSWIYTTGLSPADTAAALAAIKIVQQEPQRRAQLWENVRYLKTLLERLPNLKLLPSESPILCFQLPNATDALKAGKYLREAGIFAPAIRPPTVPTSRIRISVMATHEAGHIEKLLGVVKEGSGEWGVGSGAWGMGAEN, encoded by the coding sequence ATGCCCACTGACCCTTATGCTTGGATAGAAAAATCTCTGGCAACTATTCATCGGGCTGACTGGTATCGATCAGTACAAACTATCGACGGTCGGTCTGGTGCAACGGTGGTTTTAGCTGGGCAAGAGGTAATTAATTTTGCCAGTAATGATTATTTGGGATTGGCTGGGGATGAACGTTTGATGGCAGCGGCGATCGCTGCCATTGAGGAATTTGGTACTGGTAGTACTGGTTCCAGATTACTCAGTGGACACAGGGAATTGCACAGGGAGTTAGAAAAGGCGATCGCATCTACCAAACAAACTGAAGATGCTTTGGTATTTAGTTCCGGGTATCTAGCTAATTTGGGTGCAATTACTGCCCTTGTGGGCAAGCGTGATTTAATTTTATCTGACCAATACAATCATTCCAGTCTGAAAAATGGGGCGATTCTCAGCGGTGCAGCAGTGGTGGAATATCCGCACTGTGATGTTGTAGCACTGAAAACGCAGTTGAGTCAGCAGCGGCAAAATTACCGACGCTGTTTGATTCTGACTGATAGTGTCTTCAGCATGGATGGCGATTTATGTCCAATGCTGGCACTGTTGGATATCGCTGATGAATTTGGCTGTATGCTGCTAGTTGATGAAGCTCATGCCACTGGCGTACTCGGAAAAACTGGTGCTGGATGTGTTGAGCATTTTGGGTGTACGGGAAAGCCGTTAATTCAAATTGGTACTTTGAGTAAAGCTTTGGGTAGTTTGGGCGGATATGTAGCGGGAAGTAGTGCCTTAATTGACTTTTTGCGGAATCGGGCACCCAGTTGGATTTACACCACTGGGCTTTCACCTGCTGATACAGCCGCAGCTTTAGCAGCAATCAAGATAGTCCAACAAGAGCCGCAACGCCGTGCCCAATTGTGGGAGAATGTGCGTTATTTGAAAACCTTGCTCGAACGGCTACCTAATCTCAAATTACTGCCTTCGGAATCACCTATACTATGTTTTCAATTGCCTAACGCCACAGATGCCCTAAAAGCTGGAAAGTACCTCAGAGAGGCTGGCATTTTTGCCCCAGCAATTCGTCCCCCCACAGTACCCACAAGTCGCATCAGAATATCTGTCATGGCAACTCATGAAGCAGGACATATTGAAAAATTGCTAGGAGTGGTGAAGGAGGGGAGTGGGGAGTGGGGAGTGGGGAGTGGGGCATGGGGCATGGGG